The DNA segment CTTCTGTCATTACAATGGTTGGACCAGGAATTGAAGGGTCAGTGTCAAAGATTCCATTTGCTACTAAATCAGAACCATCCAAATCATACTCTACCATTCGATAAGCATACATGCCATCAGGCATTTTTACAGCTTCCATTTTGATGGTATGGTGTGCTCCGTTAGGTAAAGCTTCAGCAGCAAACAAAGGAACGTCTACATTTTCGTATGTCGTTGTATCAGTTTTTTCAAAATTGATTGTAAAAACAGATGCGAGAGTTATTGATAGTATTACAGTTGTCAGTATCATTATTTGTGTTCGTTTCAAGTTATTGATAAAAATTCAAGACATGGGAAATATAAGTAATTATGATCATCATAAAAAAAGACGATGATCGCATAATAATACTTTAATAATTGTTAAAATTACAAGCAGGAATTTAAATAAAAAAATTATCTCAAGCCCCAACGAGACATGACTTTATTTTCCAATTTTTTGAAAATTACCCCATCAACTAACAGACCAATTCCCATAATCACTACCATGATTCCAATTACTTGTGAGACATCATTAAGAGAACGACCAGCATTAAGTAAGAATCCTAAACCTAGGAATGAGAACAGTATTTCAGCACCAATTACTCCCCTCCATGCAAATGCCCATCCTTGTTTGAATCCAGAAATCATGTATGGGAATGCTGCTGGAATCAATACTGCGGTAATTAATTGACTTCCCTTGGCACCCATATTTCTTGCAGCCTCAATAAAATGAGGATCTATATTTTTGACTCCAGTGTAGGTGTTGATAGTAACTGCAAAGATTGCACCAATTGCAGTAACAAAAATTATTCCTCCATCAGTTAATCCAAACCAAAGTATTGCTAATGGAACCCAAGCAATTGAAGGAATTGATTGCAATCCCAAAACTAAAGAACCAACAGTTTGATTGATGACCTCAACTCTTGCCATAAAGATTCCAAGTACAATTCCACCAACAATTGCAATTGCCAATCCAATGGACAATCTCCACATGCTAGTTGCTATTCCATATAACAAACTACTATCTGCTACTCCATATGCCAAGTCTTCTGCCACTTCATAAGGAGAGGGGAAAATATTATCAGGCCATATTCCAGACATTGCAATCACTTGCCAAACTACAACAATTCCAATGTAAAACGCAATTCTATGTACTGTGAAATTCTTTGCCATAATTATCACTCTTTACTTTTCTTTACCTCTGGTCTAAGTTCTGTCAAGATGTCTTGTTGGAATTTTAATAACGATTCATCTTCAGTAATTCTAGGTCGTGGGAAATTATTGTCAACTTCTTTTTTAATTACAGATGGACGATTACTGAAAATTGCTACTTTGGTTCCAAGAACAGCAGCTTCTGAAACACTGTGAGTGACAAACAAAATAGTCTTTTTTGTTTTCTCCCAAATTAATTGCATTTCAACTAATAACAAATCCCGAGTCTGTGCATCAAGAGCAGCAAATGGTTCATCCATTAGTAATACATCAGGATCCATTACAAGAGCTCTTGCAATAGCTACACGTTGTTTCATTCCAGTAGAAAGCTGGTATACGTAAGAATCTGCAAATTTGGTCAATTGCATCATGTCTAGAAATCTATGAGATATCTTAGCACGTTCTTCTTTTGGGATACCTGCCATCTTTAATCCAAATTCTACGTTATCTTGAACCTTAAGCCATGGGAATAATGCACCCTCCTGGAACACCATAATTCTTTCAGGCCCAGTTTCAGAAACAGTACGGCCATCAAACAAGATTTCTCCCTCATCTGGTTTTTCCAAGCCTGCAACTATGCGTAAAAAGGTAGATTTTCCACATCCTGAGGGGCCCACCAAACATACAAAATCGCCTGCCTCAACTTTGAGATTTATACCTCCAAGAGCT comes from the Candidatus Nitrosopumilus sediminis genome and includes:
- a CDS encoding ABC transporter ATP-binding protein, which produces MTKLEAKNIVKYFSHDSHKLKALGGINLKVEAGDFVCLVGPSGCGKSTFLRIVAGLEKPDEGEILFDGRTVSETGPERIMVFQEGALFPWLKVQDNVEFGLKMAGIPKEERAKISHRFLDMMQLTKFADSYVYQLSTGMKQRVAIARALVMDPDVLLMDEPFAALDAQTRDLLLVEMQLIWEKTKKTILFVTHSVSEAAVLGTKVAIFSNRPSVIKKEVDNNFPRPRITEDESLLKFQQDILTELRPEVKKSKE
- a CDS encoding ABC transporter permease, whose translation is MAKNFTVHRIAFYIGIVVVWQVIAMSGIWPDNIFPSPYEVAEDLAYGVADSSLLYGIATSMWRLSIGLAIAIVGGIVLGIFMARVEVINQTVGSLVLGLQSIPSIAWVPLAILWFGLTDGGIIFVTAIGAIFAVTINTYTGVKNIDPHFIEAARNMGAKGSQLITAVLIPAAFPYMISGFKQGWAFAWRGVIGAEILFSFLGLGFLLNAGRSLNDVSQVIGIMVVIMGIGLLVDGVIFKKLENKVMSRWGLR